From a single Pseudobutyrivibrio xylanivorans genomic region:
- a CDS encoding PcfB family protein — translation MVNEELSSKSLHFVVDYVAKPAAREIVKSLEKICLQLKAQNQKQKEKVKTGKMPVKKLIKQGKGAQKIELDGEDIHLFNRLARKYGVDYAVVKDKEAGTYKIFFKAQDADAISDLVADYTRRTLGKEKGEKASVLGKLQKFKEIVASLPRKVAEKRKEQTR, via the coding sequence ATGGTAAATGAAGAACTATCATCCAAGTCGCTTCACTTTGTAGTTGATTATGTTGCCAAGCCTGCAGCTAGAGAGATTGTAAAGTCATTGGAAAAAATTTGTCTTCAACTTAAAGCACAGAATCAAAAGCAAAAGGAAAAAGTTAAAACAGGTAAGATGCCTGTGAAAAAGCTCATTAAGCAAGGCAAAGGTGCTCAGAAGATTGAGCTGGATGGTGAAGATATTCATCTGTTTAATCGCCTTGCCAGGAAGTATGGTGTGGATTATGCCGTGGTGAAAGATAAGGAGGCTGGCACTTATAAGATCTTTTTCAAGGCTCAGGATGCAGATGCTATCTCTGATCTGGTGGCTGATTACACCAGAAGAACCCTTGGAAAAGAAAAGGGTGAAAAGGCAAGTGTACTTGGTAAGCTTCAGAAGTTTAAGGAGATTGTGGCTTCTCTACCTCGAAAGGTTGCTGAGAAGAGGAAGGAGCAGACACGATGA